A single region of the Nomia melanderi isolate GNS246 chromosome 12, iyNomMela1, whole genome shotgun sequence genome encodes:
- the LOC116431906 gene encoding netrin receptor UNC5C isoform X1, giving the protein MEMKTSILLLALLRLASALENTKEEDDAEEEDEENYPVDDYDYGDYETATITSDTDLIAGGSLPIFLAEPVDTFVVKGKPATLHCRAAHALLVYFRCNGDRAERSQHQDFVDPRTGTRVVEVELNVTRNEVEEYFGRERFKCECVAWSGPGQIRGQPATVEVAYLKKHFLSPPYSLSVEAGHNAELRCLPPMGVPQPKVYWLKNGSPLDTINASTTPQPVQQSNPNDLSSAGNFVQTGEGHLILAEAELRHQGNYSCVAENIAARRVSEPAVLTVYVNGGWSSWSGWSECSTRCGRGVQKRTRTCTNPMPINGGQTCPGPATQRFECNPSCPAVGGRWSSWSPWSACGPDCSRERRRSCNDPPASNGGRSCEGKAVIVESCSADRCNARGQDGPRVLKEAARSIDDRNILALWITLSLAAIILAVTTIFFVRLMRRKERIEALYGVARLDFRRPGDLAKSVVSKSDRSVLSVDRRLEQVIDESNAARMPRSCSEHHYDVPQLSLPSTARPSPSSSVTRSSCRNSQRGRGLSDNEEGRSSRSTSHPNAESTNEDEDDPDEDNPLGDYDKNHGDSGGFIVRAVVDEQGALLVVPEVGVSMSVPEGAIPRGRRHSLQLAVLGDDYLRPGLPPGLTLVSAVVACGPNDIDLVKPVILQFEHCAELRTDNWELSLWTTDLDLETRSSNSTNSSTSSNVTSSMMWRKILTLGGEPINLPGQPFAQLDHAGVFLVTETPSAYAVAGENSSVAPGLAVKRMCVAVFLSRERDHIRCHLIEDTKAAYKLLMDRERRLGGSRVEHGTLGFRAGGSPLRIELEDRESGFVERQEVPHRRIWSSNRTSVRRSFRIEKTVGEMRLSFELRACQCGFEEHALFLRIDLDFMKRSGSNGKRSTKIESSVILRGKNSARSTESVVPRPFRFSKTLRKQLCQCLDPPSARGNDWRMLAQRLQVDRYVDYFATKASPTEHILDLWEAKHQEATALADLLNHLRLMGRVDAASVLESRLGPWI; this is encoded by the exons ATGGAGATGAAGACCAGCATACTGCTTCTGGCGCTACTTCGCCTCGCCAGCGCGCTCGAAA ATACGAAGGAGGAGGATGACGCGGAGGAAGAGGACGAGGAGAATTATCCGGTGGATGACTACGACTACGGTGACTATGAAACCGCGACTATAACCAGCGACACCGATCTTATCGCGGGTGGCTCGTTGCCGATCTTCCTGGCGGAGCCTGTCGACACGTTCGTCGTCAAGGGGAAACCGGCTACCCTCCACTGCCGCGCCGCACATGCTCTTCTG GTGTATTTTCGCTGTAACGGTGACCGGGCCGAGCGATCGCAGCACCAGGATTTTGTCGACCCTCGTACCGGGACGAGGGTCGTCGAGGTCGAGTTGAACGTGACGAGGAACGAGGTCGAGGAGTACTTCGGTAGGGAGAGGTTCAAGTGCGAGTGCGTGGCATGGTCGGGACCAGGTCAGATTCGAGGGCAGCCCGCCACGGTTGAGGTCGCCT ACCTGAAAAAGCATTTCCTGTCGCCGCCATACTCGCTGTCTGTGGAAGCCGGCCACAACGCGGAGCTGCGGTGCTTGCCGCCGATGGGGGTGCCGCAGCCGAAGGTCTATTGGCTGAAGAATGGCTCGCCCCTCGACACGATCAACGCGTCCACGACACCGCAGCCTGTCCAGCAGAGTAATCCCAACGACCTGTCATCCGCCGGAAACTTCGTGCAGACCGGTGAAGGACACCTGATACTCGCCGAGGCCGAGCTCAGGCACCAGGGGAATTACTCCTGCGTGGCGGAGAACATCGCTGCGAGGCGGGTCAGTGAACCGGCCGTGCTGACGGTTTACG TGAACGGCGGGTGGTCTTCCTGGTCGGGATGGTCGGAGTGCAGCACCCGTTGCGGCCGAGGTGTACAAAAGCGGACGCGTACCTGCACGAACCCGATGCCCATCAACGGGGGTCAGACCTGTCCAGGGCCAGCCACTCAAAGGTTCGAGTGCAATCCCTCCTGTCCTG CGGTCGGCGGCAGATGGTCAAGCTGGTCCCCGTGGTCCGCATGCGGTCCCGATTGTTCCAGAGAGAGGAGGAGATCCTGCAACGACCCCCCGGCGAGCAATGGCGGTCGTTCCTGTGAAGGCAAGGCCGTCATCGTCGAGTCTTGTTCCGCGGATCGATGTAATG CGCGCGGACAGGACGGCCCACGTGTCCTCAAGGAAG CggcgcgatcgatcgacgaCAGGAATATCCTAGCTCTGTGGATCACGTTAAGCCTGGCAGCGATCATTCTAGCGGTGACGACTATCTTCTTCGTCCGTTTGATGCGCCGCAAGGAGCGAATCGAGGCGTTGTACGGCGTCGCGAGGCTAGACTTTCGGCGACCCGGTGACCTCGCGAAATCAGTCGTCTCGAAGAGCGACCGGTCGGTCCTGTCCGTCGACAGACGCCTCGAGCAGGTGATCGACGAGTCGAACGCGGCGAGAATGCCTAG GTCTTGCTCGGAGCACCACTACGACGTCCCGCAGCTGTCGCTGCCGTCTACAGCCAGGCCGTCGCCGAGCTCTTCGGtgaccaggtcctcctgcaggaaCTCGCAACGCGGCCGGGGATTGTCGGACAATGAGGAAGGCCGGTCGTCCC GTTCCACTTCTCACCCCAACGCGGAGAGCACCAACGAGGACGAGGATGATCCCGACGAGGACAACCCACTAGGAGACTACGACAAAAACCACGGTGACTCGGGTGGCTTCATCGTCAGGGCAGTGGTGGATGAGCAGGGAGCTCTTCTAGTAGTGCCTGAGGTTGGAGTCTCGATGTCCGTTCCGGAAGGAGCCATTCCCAGGGGTCGTCGACACAGTCTGCAGTTGGCCGTTCTCGGCGACGATTACCTGAGACCTGGTCTACCGCCTGGTTTGACGCTGGTGTCAGCGGTGGTGGCTTGTGGGCCGAACGACATCGACTTAGTGAAGCCGGTGATTCTTCAGTTCGAACACTGTGCGGAGCTCAGGACTGACAACTGGGAGCTGAGTTTGTGGACCACGGATCTCGACTTGGAGACACGGTCTAGCAACTCGACCAATTCGTCAACCAGCTCGAACGTTACTTCGTCGATGATGTGGCGAAAGATCCTGACGCTAGGCGGGGAGCCCATCAATCTGCCTGGACAGCCTTTCGCGCAGCTTGATCACGCGGGAGTGTTCTTGGTGACTGAGACGCCAAGCGCCTACGCAGTCGCCGGGGAGAACTCGTCCGTAGCTCCTGGGCTGGCTGTGAAGAGGATGTGCGTGGCTGTGTTCTTGTCCAGGGAGAGGGATCACATTAGGTGCCACCTGATCGAGGACACGAAGGCTGCCTACAAGCTTCTAATGGATAGG GAACGTCGTCTAGGTGGAAGCCGAGTGGAACACGGTACCCTAGGCTTCCGAGCAGGTGGCTCGCCCCTCCGCATTGAACTGGAAGACAGAGAGAGCGGATTCGTGGAAAGACAAGAGGTCCCTCACCGCAGAATCTGGTCGTCGAACAGGACGAGCGTAAGGCGATCGTTCAGAATCGAGAAAACCGTCGGCGAGATGAGGCTCAGCTTCGAGCTGCGCGCCTGCCAGTGCGGCTTCGAGGAGCACGCGCTGTTCCTGAGGATCGATCTGGACTTCATGAAGAGGAGCGGCTCGAACGGGAAAAGGTCCACCAAGATAGAGTCTTCTGTCATTTTACGAGGGAAAAACTCCGCGAGGTCTACGGAGTCCGTTGTTCCTAGGCCGTTCAG ATTCTCAAAAACGCTGAGGAAGCAGCTCTGCCAGTGCCTGGACCCGCCTAGCGCCCGCGGCAACGATTGGAGGATGCTGGCACAAAGGCTGCAAGTGGACCG ATACGTCGATTACTTCGCGACGAAAGCGAGCCCGACGGAGCACATCCTGGACCTATGGGAGGCGAAACACCAGGAGGCCACTGCCCTCGCGGACCTCCTGAACCACTTGAGACTGATGGGACGCGTCGACGCGGCGAGCGTCCTGGAGAGCCGCCTCGGACCGTGGATCTGA
- the LOC116431906 gene encoding netrin receptor UNC5C isoform X2 has product METTRQGGMATPKSVDSISIRHPAGVYFRCNGDRAERSQHQDFVDPRTGTRVVEVELNVTRNEVEEYFGRERFKCECVAWSGPGQIRGQPATVEVAYLKKHFLSPPYSLSVEAGHNAELRCLPPMGVPQPKVYWLKNGSPLDTINASTTPQPVQQSNPNDLSSAGNFVQTGEGHLILAEAELRHQGNYSCVAENIAARRVSEPAVLTVYVNGGWSSWSGWSECSTRCGRGVQKRTRTCTNPMPINGGQTCPGPATQRFECNPSCPAVGGRWSSWSPWSACGPDCSRERRRSCNDPPASNGGRSCEGKAVIVESCSADRCNARGQDGPRVLKEAARSIDDRNILALWITLSLAAIILAVTTIFFVRLMRRKERIEALYGVARLDFRRPGDLAKSVVSKSDRSVLSVDRRLEQVIDESNAARMPRSCSEHHYDVPQLSLPSTARPSPSSSVTRSSCRNSQRGRGLSDNEEGRSSRSTSHPNAESTNEDEDDPDEDNPLGDYDKNHGDSGGFIVRAVVDEQGALLVVPEVGVSMSVPEGAIPRGRRHSLQLAVLGDDYLRPGLPPGLTLVSAVVACGPNDIDLVKPVILQFEHCAELRTDNWELSLWTTDLDLETRSSNSTNSSTSSNVTSSMMWRKILTLGGEPINLPGQPFAQLDHAGVFLVTETPSAYAVAGENSSVAPGLAVKRMCVAVFLSRERDHIRCHLIEDTKAAYKLLMDRERRLGGSRVEHGTLGFRAGGSPLRIELEDRESGFVERQEVPHRRIWSSNRTSVRRSFRIEKTVGEMRLSFELRACQCGFEEHALFLRIDLDFMKRSGSNGKRSTKIESSVILRGKNSARSTESVVPRPFRFSKTLRKQLCQCLDPPSARGNDWRMLAQRLQVDRYVDYFATKASPTEHILDLWEAKHQEATALADLLNHLRLMGRVDAASVLESRLGPWI; this is encoded by the exons GTGTATTTTCGCTGTAACGGTGACCGGGCCGAGCGATCGCAGCACCAGGATTTTGTCGACCCTCGTACCGGGACGAGGGTCGTCGAGGTCGAGTTGAACGTGACGAGGAACGAGGTCGAGGAGTACTTCGGTAGGGAGAGGTTCAAGTGCGAGTGCGTGGCATGGTCGGGACCAGGTCAGATTCGAGGGCAGCCCGCCACGGTTGAGGTCGCCT ACCTGAAAAAGCATTTCCTGTCGCCGCCATACTCGCTGTCTGTGGAAGCCGGCCACAACGCGGAGCTGCGGTGCTTGCCGCCGATGGGGGTGCCGCAGCCGAAGGTCTATTGGCTGAAGAATGGCTCGCCCCTCGACACGATCAACGCGTCCACGACACCGCAGCCTGTCCAGCAGAGTAATCCCAACGACCTGTCATCCGCCGGAAACTTCGTGCAGACCGGTGAAGGACACCTGATACTCGCCGAGGCCGAGCTCAGGCACCAGGGGAATTACTCCTGCGTGGCGGAGAACATCGCTGCGAGGCGGGTCAGTGAACCGGCCGTGCTGACGGTTTACG TGAACGGCGGGTGGTCTTCCTGGTCGGGATGGTCGGAGTGCAGCACCCGTTGCGGCCGAGGTGTACAAAAGCGGACGCGTACCTGCACGAACCCGATGCCCATCAACGGGGGTCAGACCTGTCCAGGGCCAGCCACTCAAAGGTTCGAGTGCAATCCCTCCTGTCCTG CGGTCGGCGGCAGATGGTCAAGCTGGTCCCCGTGGTCCGCATGCGGTCCCGATTGTTCCAGAGAGAGGAGGAGATCCTGCAACGACCCCCCGGCGAGCAATGGCGGTCGTTCCTGTGAAGGCAAGGCCGTCATCGTCGAGTCTTGTTCCGCGGATCGATGTAATG CGCGCGGACAGGACGGCCCACGTGTCCTCAAGGAAG CggcgcgatcgatcgacgaCAGGAATATCCTAGCTCTGTGGATCACGTTAAGCCTGGCAGCGATCATTCTAGCGGTGACGACTATCTTCTTCGTCCGTTTGATGCGCCGCAAGGAGCGAATCGAGGCGTTGTACGGCGTCGCGAGGCTAGACTTTCGGCGACCCGGTGACCTCGCGAAATCAGTCGTCTCGAAGAGCGACCGGTCGGTCCTGTCCGTCGACAGACGCCTCGAGCAGGTGATCGACGAGTCGAACGCGGCGAGAATGCCTAG GTCTTGCTCGGAGCACCACTACGACGTCCCGCAGCTGTCGCTGCCGTCTACAGCCAGGCCGTCGCCGAGCTCTTCGGtgaccaggtcctcctgcaggaaCTCGCAACGCGGCCGGGGATTGTCGGACAATGAGGAAGGCCGGTCGTCCC GTTCCACTTCTCACCCCAACGCGGAGAGCACCAACGAGGACGAGGATGATCCCGACGAGGACAACCCACTAGGAGACTACGACAAAAACCACGGTGACTCGGGTGGCTTCATCGTCAGGGCAGTGGTGGATGAGCAGGGAGCTCTTCTAGTAGTGCCTGAGGTTGGAGTCTCGATGTCCGTTCCGGAAGGAGCCATTCCCAGGGGTCGTCGACACAGTCTGCAGTTGGCCGTTCTCGGCGACGATTACCTGAGACCTGGTCTACCGCCTGGTTTGACGCTGGTGTCAGCGGTGGTGGCTTGTGGGCCGAACGACATCGACTTAGTGAAGCCGGTGATTCTTCAGTTCGAACACTGTGCGGAGCTCAGGACTGACAACTGGGAGCTGAGTTTGTGGACCACGGATCTCGACTTGGAGACACGGTCTAGCAACTCGACCAATTCGTCAACCAGCTCGAACGTTACTTCGTCGATGATGTGGCGAAAGATCCTGACGCTAGGCGGGGAGCCCATCAATCTGCCTGGACAGCCTTTCGCGCAGCTTGATCACGCGGGAGTGTTCTTGGTGACTGAGACGCCAAGCGCCTACGCAGTCGCCGGGGAGAACTCGTCCGTAGCTCCTGGGCTGGCTGTGAAGAGGATGTGCGTGGCTGTGTTCTTGTCCAGGGAGAGGGATCACATTAGGTGCCACCTGATCGAGGACACGAAGGCTGCCTACAAGCTTCTAATGGATAGG GAACGTCGTCTAGGTGGAAGCCGAGTGGAACACGGTACCCTAGGCTTCCGAGCAGGTGGCTCGCCCCTCCGCATTGAACTGGAAGACAGAGAGAGCGGATTCGTGGAAAGACAAGAGGTCCCTCACCGCAGAATCTGGTCGTCGAACAGGACGAGCGTAAGGCGATCGTTCAGAATCGAGAAAACCGTCGGCGAGATGAGGCTCAGCTTCGAGCTGCGCGCCTGCCAGTGCGGCTTCGAGGAGCACGCGCTGTTCCTGAGGATCGATCTGGACTTCATGAAGAGGAGCGGCTCGAACGGGAAAAGGTCCACCAAGATAGAGTCTTCTGTCATTTTACGAGGGAAAAACTCCGCGAGGTCTACGGAGTCCGTTGTTCCTAGGCCGTTCAG ATTCTCAAAAACGCTGAGGAAGCAGCTCTGCCAGTGCCTGGACCCGCCTAGCGCCCGCGGCAACGATTGGAGGATGCTGGCACAAAGGCTGCAAGTGGACCG ATACGTCGATTACTTCGCGACGAAAGCGAGCCCGACGGAGCACATCCTGGACCTATGGGAGGCGAAACACCAGGAGGCCACTGCCCTCGCGGACCTCCTGAACCACTTGAGACTGATGGGACGCGTCGACGCGGCGAGCGTCCTGGAGAGCCGCCTCGGACCGTGGATCTGA